The Aquila chrysaetos chrysaetos chromosome 7, bAquChr1.4, whole genome shotgun sequence DNA segment TAGAGATGCTCATGACTTCTTCAACTAGGTTGTAGAAAAATAGGattataatatttttagtaATTGAATCACAGCTCAAAATATAGCAATAGTAGTCTCTGCAAGACAAATACATTCCtctctgtaattttctgttctttcccacTCTTGGATTAATTATGCTCAAGTGTGAAAATACCTCACcaacattgaaaaaaatcattaacatTAATAACAGGTAGGAAGCAGCCATATCGCTCGTCACCTTGATAGTgtgattttaaatttcttttttctgcactgaCAGCTGAATGTGTGAGTTAATCAATCTTTTAATTTCTGGGagttttaatagaaattttaaagcttttatgtCTGTTTCAAATCTGCGGTTATTTTTATGGTCCTCTTCTTGACAAATTACAGTTGCCTCCATGATCTAAACACTATAAGCTTGCCCTTATTTCTCGCTGTTGTGGCTTAGTCTTAGTGTTGTAGTGTTGCTGTCCTGTGCAGAAATGAAATAGTTGCCACTGCTCACTGCATTAACAACCTATGTTCATCCTGAGTGGTTTCAAAGTTGACATCAAGAGAGGATATTTGAAACAGACACCTTGCTGTCTTGCAGGTGGGAAGAGGGCATCGATTGTGGTAACATCTTCCCAACTCACTGTCAACTCTATTCCCAGTTCAGCTTCCCACTTGATTTTTGAAACTTGAACTCttaattaaatcaaaacatgaaaactaaaatgaatgCTGGGAGCAACTGTAAACCAAAGACACAATAAAACACGACCCAGATTTTAGGAGACCTGATTTTCAGCAGTGACTAGGTTAGAGGCCATATGCTGCTGAGCCATCTGGTCTTCCCTCAGCTTTACATACCAATTTGTAGAACCAGACGGTCTTATATCTTTACATACCAATTTGTAAAACCAGACTGTCTCATATCTTTGCACTTATGCAGGTAAAGCCAAGGGTACACACTGGGTGGGTATTGACCTTCCCATTCTCACTTTTTCCTGGCCTTGTCGAGAAGATAACAGCGCAGCAGGATCTTTAGAGCCAAGAGCTTTAGGTTAGGGATACAATGCTGGAATTATTAATAGCACCTTCAGTCACCTTTTTGATGTGGAGATGATTGCAGAGCAAAGTGAAACTGACTCTGAAACCAAGCAGCCGACATGGAGCTTCACCTCATTCCTCAACTCCACTTTGGTCTCCTGGTTGTTTCTTGTCCTATGTTCCTGGTTGCTTCCTGAGGCAGTCCATTAAAGGGGACTTAAGGAAAGCCTTGCACAACAACCctgttggaaaataaaaagcttttagaGTCTAGAAATTTTTGCTTCTGGGGgtgtcctggtttaaccccagccagcaagtaagcaccacgcagctgcttgaTCACTTtcctgcccccccgcccccagtgcgatgggggagagaatcggggaaaaaaaaagtaaaactcgtgggttgagataaagacagttcaaaaggacagaaaggaagaaaataataatggtaatgataatataataataataaaataattgaaatatacaaaacaagtgatgcacaatacaattgctcaccactcactgactgatgcccagttagactctgagcagcaatctgccccccccctccccagacaactcctcccagtttatatactgggcatgatgtcacatgctATGGCatagccctttggccagtttgggtcagctgtcctggttgtgttccctcccaacttcttgtgcccccccagccttcttgctggctgggcatgagaagctgaaaaatccttgacttagtataaacactacttagcaacaaccgaaaacatcagtgtgttatcaacattcttctcctactaaacccaaaacacagcactataccagctactaggaagaaaattaactctatcccagccaaaaatAGGACAGGGGGGAAGGGCAGAATATTTAAGCATATTTGTTCCCCATTAGCCTGTTTAAAGTGGTgtggactttatttttttatatcataTAGGATCCTATCAAACTTTATATGCTGGGTAAGTAATTTCATATAATGGCACAAAACAAGCTCAGGAAGGACTCATCTCTCTTCTTCTGTAAATCTTATATCTCTAAATATCTGCAAGAGAAACTCCTATAGCATTCCAACTTTTGTCATACTAAAGTCAATATGGCTATTGCCCTTGGCAGTTGAATGATAAACATAAGGAAAACTGGGGCCTTTTCTCAATAAAGCAAATCACCATCTTTGACAGCTTTTCACCCTCATGATATTAAAGTCCACTTTGTAGATTTAATCCTATCCCCATATCCATTTTCACTGGCTACAACTCCATTGTTGTAAATAGCTGTATTAATTTCACCTTgatgctttccttctgcttcagaTCAAAGGACAAAAGAAGTTATTTGGGTAAATATAGGATTATCTGCAGGTTTTCTAAGCTTTTAAAGAATCCAAAAGAAGGGAGGCTGGTGGACTCACTTTCCATGTAAGCCAGAATGGATAGACTGTGACAACATGACATTGTCAAGGGAAGGTGAATACACTGAAACTTCTTCCATGCTCTTAAAATTGGACTTTCAGCAGAATTTCTACTTCCCTAACCCATAACAGAAACATATCCCCTTAGTAAACTTTTTGCATTTAGACTCCCAGAAaagtaaggaaatatttttaatgcaagtgCATTTAATTCTTTTAGGACATTGATTATTTATAGGAACAGTTTTTAGGAAATGTCTTACCTGGATTGCCAGTAAAACACAACAGTGtgcaaaaaaaaggagcttTCACTGGTTTCTTTACACTGAAAAGGAGATTTCACTGGTAGGTAGCACTCAAGATACCACCTTGAAGTATCTCCTTGAGTGAAGGTACCTCTTTGAATGGTATGTACCATTCAAGGTACTGGATCTTGAGTACCCTGAAGGTTATTAAATGTCTCTGCCATCATCCTCCAAGCTGTCTTCATTTCTGAGCACATGGACAGCACTGATGTGATCTTACAGGCCTTACAGGTTGAGGTCTTACAGGTTGAGCTCTGGTGCTCAACCACTGATATGATCTGTGTTCTCATCCAGTGCCTTGCTCAGGGCAGCCTttacaaaattaattgcaaGGATGAATACTCTGGTTTTTGTGGCTGTGTAAACCATGAAGGCATTCTTAGAGATGTCTTAGCTGGTTTCATTGGAAAACTTCATGACACGTGTTTGGCAGATCTCAGGCCTCTGCAAATTTGGTGATGTAGGCACTCTTCTTCCAAGAAAGGACAGGACCATTTGTGGAATGCAGGTGCCCAACTGTACACAtacactggggggggggggggtcttgaGACCCTACGCAACCCAAACAGTTATCATACCCATGGAAAGATCCTTGCCCTATCCATCTTTGGTTGGAGGTGGGATATGTACTTGTCTAACTCTGCACTGCCCGACTGGATCCTGCTGTTCCCTGTGAAGTTCTGAAAAGGACTTAggaattcccttttctttttttctgtgctcatGCCCTACATCAGGGATGTTGCTGTCTTAATTCACTTGAGCGCTCTCCAGCTCTCAGCGTACAGCGTCAACAGGACTGAAAGAGCCACTTGTAAAGGTGGGTGGGAGTGGAAAAGGGACCTCAGGCAGCTCCTGGCAATTGAaagataacatttaaaaagaaagtggtTCTGATGTCTCTTAcacattgctgctgctcttaCCTCATAAGTGTCCCTCTTCCCACTCTCCTGCCTGAGTCCTCTCTACAGATCTATACAGCAAAGCCCTGCACTCAACACAGCTGGGCATAGGAGAGGGGCCGAGGGTGCTGTGAATGGGTGTGGGAATACTGGTGGGGATAGGATGGAGGATAGGTGGGGATAGTCTTGGCCTCTGGGATATCTCCTCACTCCATTCATCTGCAAGGACATTGGGTGGAGACAGTGTCTTCGCAGAAAGCCTCCACTGCTGCTTGTGCTTCCCTCATGTATCTCAGAACTAAAGAGCTGGGAGTCTAGCCTGGCTGCTGTTTCAGTCATGTCATCCCTGCCAAAGGCATCATCCATATCCTTATAGCGAGGAGAGGTTTGCCGAGGTGCCTCCGATCAGCGGTTGTTCACGAGGAACATCTCTGGTTCAGGACACAGCCCTGCTATCTTCTCACAGGTAGCAGCAGATGATAGTTGTATCTCTGCTATCCCATGCCCACAGCTGCCAGAAACATGTGAGGGCATCTACCAAGGTTTTGACCAGTATTATAAACTTCAGTGTCTTTCTGTCCCTTAGTTTTATTGCCAGGTATTTGAGCATATCGATATCTCCTAGAAGGCAGGTTAGAAAACTCTGCTGTAGAACCCTACTCATcttggaagggacttctggaggtcgCTAGTCCAGCCCCCTGCTTGCAGCAGGATTAACTTCAAAGCCTGATTTGACTTGACAGGATTTGGAATTGATGCTTCAGTTTTGTCCTGTGCTCATTACAGTTATTTAATAGTATTTGATTCAAAGTACTTCTCTAATGTACTTCTAAAGTACTTCTCTATTAGTAAGTAATGTGCTTTTATTGAGACCCTCCCCTTCTCATTTTTGGAAGACCTGGCAGGTGATTAAAATGTTCACTACAACTTTgatcattttaaataatgcagcTCAACCTTTGCTCACAGCAATAATTAGGTATTCATTGACGTGAGAGCCAATATTCTGTGTTAATGTTTTAAGCTGGCTAGACTGTCAACTTGAAGACAGCTTCTAATGTGAGTTTTAAATTCCATATTTCTCTTTTGTCAGATGGCTCCAAGTTAACTTCCTTAGTTACAGTGACAATTTTTTACATTAGTCAAATCCacttactgtaatttttaatgattGTAGCCCAGAGAAAGCAAATATCACTCTGCTCTCTCAATCTGCCAAGGAAGAGAGCTGAGGGCAGCTGACGTACTGAAATTCCTTTGGAttagagagagaaacagaaacaagtcttttaatttttttctcaacaatTTGATATGTAAGAGGGGGGTTTCTGAATAATAGGGTCTGTTTGGGGCTTTAAAGAGCCATGGGGGAgggaaatattaaataaaataatgaagcttcttcttttccccctctttctgTCCAAAACTGATCTTCCCTAATTTTTCTGAATCATCCTCTTCCGCCTACATGTaggaaacacacaaaacaacaCTGCTTTGCACCTTTCAGATTCTTATGTCTGCTGCAGTCCAGCAGATTCATATGTCTGCTGTAACTCACtggttttgctgaagaaatgaCAATAACTGTAGCAGTGGTATTATTAATCTTATGATGATAGATTTCAATACTCCTCAGGCATCCTTATGTATATGATACAGGCTTTCCTGATAAAAGTCATGCGATAAGACCATGTCTTAGCCTTTATGTTGCCATAGGAACAATCCAAACCTAAAGCATCTCACTATAAAAGGAAAGATTGCTTCCTGCAAAACAGGCGTAGGAAAGTCATACTCTTGTCAAATCTATGgcactttcattttcattatctaGAATAATTCAAAGTAAGATGAGTTTACACTAATGATCTTTCCACTTGCGATGGGATGCTGGAGTGCAGCATTCTGCTAAATCTGGAGAAGACCACAGCTTAATTTCGATTTCTTTCTAGGCATGGGCTTTCTTCTTCTAACCTTCCAATGACCCTCTTTAGATTTTTTGTGCTGATAAACTTACCAGTCTGAAATTTTTTATTGACTTCCCAGTTTCCAGTTTCTACTTTCATCTtgatagaaaaataatgaaaccaATACAGCAGCTTTAAATGATTTTGTGTTGATCTTTCAATTGTGCTGAGATGACCATGAATGTAAGCTCGAGTATGTATGTGATCACAGAAGCAAGACTGCAAATTGATCAGAGTTCTTCTTCCTCACAAGTCACTAAAGCATTTCCCTTTAGGTAAAGCGTTATGTTAGAGAccttttggtggtggtggtggtggtttttatGTCTCATAAATGTATTGATGCATGTTGATCTCTGCCTGGATATTTGCCTTAGTGAAGTCTATGGAGAATCTGGTCCAAACATGGTTGTGGGGCTGTTTTCCCACAAGCACATGTTTGTTCTGCTAAAATTTACCACACGCACACATCACAGCTCTGATAGTACCCCAGTTCACCTGAGCTATTGTCCTCCTCCTCAACATTTTCCTGAGGACCCCTCTGATTTCCTTGTTCCTCAGGCTATAAATGAGGGGATAGAGTAATGGAGTGATGTTGGTGTAGACCAGAGACACCATCTTGTCTCGAGCTGGTGAGTAACTGGACTTAGGACGAACGTACATGAAGGTGGCACATCCGTAGTGTAGCAAGGTGATGGCCAAGTGTGAAATGCAGGTGGAAAGGGCCTTGCCCCTTCCCATGGAGGAGGTGACGggtaacaaagcagcagcaatgcaaaCATAGGAGGTCAGGATTaggaggaagggcagcagcaggaggagcacGCAGGCAGCCAGTAAGGGCAGCTCAGGGGCGTAACTCTGTGTACAGGCCAggtgcagcacagcagggaCATCACAGAAGAAGTGATTGATGCGATGCGACTGACAGAAAGGTAAGCGGAAAACAGCCACCGTCAACCCCAGGGAAACAGCGAAGCCTCCCAGACAGCACGCCGCGGCCAGCCTGAGGCAGAGCCCCTCGCTCATCACAGCCGCGTAGTGAAGTGGCTGGCAGATGGCAACGTAACGGTCGTACGACATGGCTACCAGGAGGAAGCATTCAGCCCCACCGAGTGCCACAAAAAGGTGCATCTGTGCAGCACAGCCTATGAAAGAAATGGTGCTGCCCTCCACCACTATCAGGCTGAGGAGTGCCTTAGGGACAATGACTAAGATATAGCAGAGCTCGATGACAGAGAGctgacagaggaagaagagcatGGGAGGACGGGAAGGCTCCATAACCACTGCCACGAAGATCATCACGTTCCCTGCCAGCGTGACCAAATGGACGATGAGAAAGATAAGGAAGAGGAGGACCCGCAGACAGAGCAGCTCGGAGAAGCCGAGCAGGAGGAACTCCACGGTTGCATCAGTGCTCCTATTGTCCCTCTCCGTGCAGCCTTCACATGGCATCTacagggagagaaacagaagggaGACCGCTGAATTTGCCCTGATGCCTGGCAATCAATTGCATCTAGGAAATAATGGTGCGTTACTGTAGAACGAGTGTAGTAAAAGCTCAGTGTGAGGGGAGGAAGgtgatttcatttaaaagcaaaactgatttcaCTCAGTCACATTCGACACACTCTCAGACCCATATTCTCACAACCACCAAGGTTCTTGTGCCCAAACGATCTGCCTAGGATTCTTTGCCATGACATTGATGAAAAGGAATGTCAGCTGTTGGTTCTTCATCACTTATTCTGATTTGTTCTTAGATTGGTGACCATGTGCAGGTTTTGAACATGCATTAGATACCCTTTAAGAGCTGACACTGATTAGTCTCTCCATTCTGTCTTGCTTTTGAGAGTCAGCATTGGACTCTCCCTCCTGATGTGAGTGTCCTAAGAAGCTGCAGATGGTTGTGTTGGGATCTTGATGACCATCAACACCTAGGTCTTGCAGGCATGCTGCTACTGCTCCTTCCGCTGCTTCCACTCCCAGGCAGACCCGCTTGTTCTCTGTTCACACCAATACTGCAGTTCTCTACATCTGTGCCAGAGATGTACAACGACAACCAGAGAGTGAGCTGGAGCTTCTGCTTAACAATCTGACTCCGATTAATGGGAATTGTTCATATGGAAACAGGGTATCAAATGGAAGGGCTCAGTTACTAGACATGAGGATTCCAAAATGAGAGCTGACATTTTGGCTGCTTACATCTTTATGCCTGTTTCAGCCCTATGGCATCAGAGTTAAAGTAAACTAACTTCCAAACTCAAAACCAAAGATGTCCATGGCAACGTACTGTGTacaacaattttttaaagaagatacaAAGCTAGTATCTTGGACTTAGAAAGAATGAGATCTTGCTTGTCACAAGAAGAACGGAAAGTTCCTAGGTATGTGGAGTGATGCAAAGCTGTTTAAGTTGTAAAGATCTAGAAAAGATAAGGATGTAGAGAGCtgtataataataaattaaatatactgGTCACAGGTGAACAGTGCTCGTTTTTTCATGTGTTCATCATGTAATGCAATATTTACTACAAGGAGTAATTCCAATTCTTTCTACACTTTACTGTAAACcaggaataaaagcagagatTCCTTGAAGACTTCTGCTCACATAAAAAACCCAGCAATATTTAAGTatgaaagaaactggaaaattacatgaaatattCCAAGGCCATCCAGAGCAAATAGAAGGAATGGGAAAttgatggaaaaaattattagtgGAGACAGGgattttcctggaaagaaaacatctcaaaaaagttccagaaagaaataatcaatAAAGTTGAGGAAGTGAATCTGATAAGCCTACACGCCTTTGCCTTCATTTTTGCCACTACAATCTCTGGAACTTGCTGCCCCAAGGTTTCCTTGTGATCCAGTATCTCAGCAGGATTCAAAATATCTGGGGACTCAGgtgaataatgaaaacatccacAATTATATTACCTCGGGTGCAAAACTACGAATTAAATCTCTGTGCTTCAGAGCATAGCTCAGCAAAATGACTAAGTTAGGAAGAAACTTTACCATAAGctccaagacaaaaaaatggaCAGTCAGTGAAGACCAAGAAGGAGCTCTTCAGAAAATGTAGAGGGAGCAGTGATCCTGCAGAAGCAGGTGACTCAACAAGGACTACTGCTAGACACAGTTCTCAGTGTTTATAAAGCCACGGCTAACTCCTACATCCaccttttgctgctgcaggaccTCCCCAACAGCTATTCTAAACAGTCTGGCTATAAAGCTTTCTTGACGCTGTATGCAGGTAGTAGGTCTTCACAGAAAGCAGGAGTAATGGGTGGATACATGCTCTCAACACTGCAGACTCAATCACTCGGGACCAGCTGGGGCTCCCCTCACTCCAAGTACTGAGACTTTAAGAGGATTCTACTAAACACAACAAAGCTAAAGAGTGGGGAAGAAACAGAGGTTTCCCCTCCTTTCATTTGGAGCTGATCACTACAATGACAACATACCGTCTCTGGGTTAGAAGATAAAGAAATAGAGACTTCTTCCTCTTGATGATGTGCGTGGTTCAGTCTGGGGTGAGATTCTGTGTCTTGCCCAGTCTGGAGTCCCGTCTGGCTGTGAGTGTCCCTAGAGCCAATGTTCTCTTCCAGCAGTTCATAATcatcctctcttctcttctgcaggacTCAGTTCCTTATATACAATATGACACAGAGGTCTTTCCTCTCCCCCGCcacctctgccctccctgcaTGAATGACAGGCAGTTCCGTTCCTCCCAAGAAAAGGGGGTTGCAGTTTTTTCTGTAAATCCAGCAACAGGATGTAATTGCACCTTCAGAGGAAGGCAGTGTTGTAACACCCTCCTAGAGGGCTCTTGCTCCTTCCACTGAAGCAGTTGAAAGGAGCTGATTATTCATTGGGCTGGTTTGTACCTGAAATGGCAACGATTTAATTAACAGAATGCATTGCTGctcttcttaaataaaaataaatctgtgggTCTTTAAATAAGTTTAAACCAAACTCACActtaaagacaaagcaaaacagatatAAAATCTTTAAACCCATCTGTAGAACTGTGTGTGGAGTTTTCACCAGTTCAGATAATCCATTATTTCTTACTGACTCAGATGAAATCACTGTTCTGCAGTGGATAGGACTGAGATTATTTGGGCCCAATTTACTTTTTTACCATTGTTGCATTCATTCCTGGCCACTTACACTGAAATAATGAGAGATCTGTAGGCTTATGTAAGTAGAAAAGAGAGGCAAAGTCAAGATTTTTGACTGCTAGAATGGAACTGTTTTCTCTTAACCCAGCTTGGCAGAAACACGTAAATACGGTACCTTAAGATTTTTCCCAGGACATGGTTTAGAGGAAGTCTacctttcaaaatattcttctgtaatattttacCTATACGGCATAGTCATTCTGGGACAAAACTAGCCCACGCATCAGTACAGTCTGGGGACTAATTGTGttgggagcagctctgcagaaaagaaccTGGGCTTCAAGTGGACAGCGAGATGAACATGAGCCAGGAGGAGGCAACAAAGACCAACCTCATACTGGGCTGCAATAGCAAGAACATGGCCAGCAGGTGAAGGGAAGTGATTATTCCCCTTTATCTGTCACACACGAAGCCACATCTGGAACACTGTGTCCCGTGTTGCAGTCCCCCACACGAGAGATGACAACAAGCTCAAGAGGAGCACGTGATGtccaaggagaggctgagggagctgggtttgttcagcctggcaAAGAGGAGGCCAAAGGGGGATCTAGCTGATGACTTTAGCTAGCTGTTGGGGAGCTATAGAGACAACAGAGTCCTCTCAGGGGGGCACAGTGAAACAGTCACAACATTTGCatcaaaaaaattctgattggccataaagaaaaaaacgcTGCTTCTCACAAGGGTGGTTTGGCACTGGAACATGTGTCCTGGGAGGCTGGGAGGTCTTCCTCCTTGGAGAAGTCCACATGTTGCCTGGACAAGGCCATAAGCATCCTGACCCTAAGTCTGGAGCTAGCTATGCTGGGAGCAGGGtgttggactagagacctccatAGGTCCCCTCCCATCTAAATCTTTCTTTGAGTCTATGATTCTGTTCAGCCTTGGTCAGACGTCCAGTATGGACAGGAGCAGACCTGTGTGTACCTGAGGAGCTTCACTGTCCCAAACTGAAATACTTGTGGAGTTTTGGTTCCTCCACGGCCACTAACTGGGATTCTGTAGTGTCACAATTTTGAAACTAGGCAGAACTTCAATGCCAAAGTTGTATTTAAgtgtttttactcttttttaaacCTATCATGTAACTTCTTGGAATTAAAGTTATGACAGTGGAGTCTATCCTCTTTAGTCTCTCACTTCACTTCCTTAACTTTCAccttttgaaacttttttttatttcaacttttttccGTACACTTTTTGTGTTTAAGATGCCGCAAACAGTTCAGGGCACAGAATGTCCTTAAAGCATTTACAAAACTAGTTCTGAATCTGTCCGGAATGTCTAGATATTGTTGTATACTAATGAATAAAACAACAACCCTGAAGCCTCTCTCTGTGGCGTGTCGTCTCTGCAGCTGTAACAGGAGTAAAATCGAGAAGCTGGTTATTTTATAATTCCACCTAGCAAATTGGGCAGATTATAAGTGGAAGTAAATCTTTAGAGTGAAGAGTCTGTTTtagtcaaatgctttgcagagtAAGATTGCTCCCTCTAGCAAATTCTGTGAGAATTTCAGACCACCTGATTAACTTATGTATAGTTTCTCTTtgtgttataaaataaaattgagggGCTTAGTTGCCATTTCTtactttaatttatatttatccTCTTCTCTAACCCAAACCACAGGAGAAAATCTGCTACCTCAGtaacaatgtaaaaataattacaaggaACTATTTTGACAAGTCAGTTCCAACTTTCTCATCTTCAGATGatccttttctgctgctggacTGGAGGTGAACCTAGGTGAGTCAGCACGTACCCAGTAACCAATACCACACAGTCAGCAGTAATAagcactaatttttttttaccatagtGCCCAGCCTTACACTGAAATAAGTCAGGCAAATtattgtttcagtttgtgtgtgtgtagataAGCTGTCATTTATTAACATGCAACTTACCCCTCCCCACAACGTTTCAACACACGCCTACACATTACCTCCAAAACATGGCTCACCAAATAGGGGAGCGTTAGCTGGAGTGAGGTATGCATCCCAGTGCCAGAACACACAGCAACAAGACAAACAACGAGCAGGAGAGGATGAGAATATGCATGTCAAAGCGACTCCATACTTCCTCCTCTAGCCCACACCTTTCAGGTTCCCAGCATTTTCATTGCATCAGCTTACAGCCAAATTCATAATAGATTAATAAAAGCTGCACGTTAGCATTAGTGTTTGCATGTCTTGAGTCTGCAGAATGTTAGAGAGATGCaccttttccttgctgcagagTTCAGCCCTGCTCGCCTCCCCCGCACTCTTaactgtgtgattttttttcagtacacgCCTGCAAGGCTTTGGGACTGGCTTGCCTTAGGCCAAATTTGTATAAAGAGCTTCTTGGAATCCAGCTACAGTTAATGAATCACATCATATCAGTTTCTATCAGCAATTGCAACATACTTCAGAGGATGTTCCCCTTGGTCTTCAGAAAAAGGACCAGCGCCGGGCTTGCCTATCCACACCCGTGAATTGCCAGCCTGCTCCAAAGGCGGCCAGAGAAACAATAAAGATGCCCGGGAAGCATCACTGGGAAGTTTAGCATAATCTGGAGCAATCTGgacaaaaatagaaacagcTGAGACGTGTACCAGGAagcctggaggagagggacGGCCAGTCCCAGCCACAGCCGAGGAAACGGCGCTCAGCCCAGACAGCCCTGCGGCTCTGACGTGATGGAGAGACGCAAAACtcttctgcaggcagaaaaTAATGCTCGAGCAATATGAAGCAACTAGCCAGTAGTAAAAGATAATAAAGAGGATAAGAAAGATTTCAGGTCTTCTTTGCATGCAAAAGCACGGCGATATTGATCCTTTGGCAGTATCATACTGCTGtagaaagcaaagattttggcTTTAGCAGCTTCACTCATGTTCTGCCAGGTACCTTCACAAGCAGAAGCTACTTTGTTATTC contains these protein-coding regions:
- the LOC115343922 gene encoding olfactory receptor 10AC1-like, translated to MPCEGCTERDNRSTDATVEFLLLGFSELLCLRVLLFLIFLIVHLVTLAGNVMIFVAVVMEPSRPPMLFFLCQLSVIELCYILVIVPKALLSLIVVEGSTISFIGCAAQMHLFVALGGAECFLLVAMSYDRYVAICQPLHYAAVMSEGLCLRLAAACCLGGFAVSLGLTVAVFRLPFCQSHRINHFFCDVPAVLHLACTQSYAPELPLLAACVLLLLLPFLLILTSYVCIAAALLPVTSSMGRGKALSTCISHLAITLLHYGCATFMYVRPKSSYSPARDKMVSLVYTNITPLLYPLIYSLRNKEIRGVLRKMLRRRTIAQVNWGTIRAVMCACGKF